The proteins below are encoded in one region of Desulfobacterales bacterium:
- a CDS encoding ABC transporter ATP-binding protein, whose amino-acid sequence MLDIDAQNISKQYRLYAKPVDRLKELILRRPFHKAFHALDRISFSIDRGEAFGIIGNNGAGKSTLLKILAGTLQPSEGSLSINGRVAALLELGAGFHPEFSGRQNIYLNATLLGLEHEEIQAIEDEIISFAGLEEFIDQPVKTYSSGMYVRLAFSIATSVDPDILIIDEALSVGDQNFQKKCVDRIMSFRRKNKTIIFCSHSMYFVSELCDRTMWLNSGKIQRMGFTDQVVIAYEKWCQQQEAQKLEHQHDATAPVKIDRVEVQNYNGEIVQKTACGKDVCVSVTISSSRQVQCHVGIGFENPSGEGLFVVTTKGDGYPPIWINSFTQVKMAFPDIKLVNGTYKAVVYLLDEYAMHIYDRKLSAELEIYKRPEVYGCFYMEHQWDLNI is encoded by the coding sequence ATGTTAGACATAGACGCACAGAATATATCAAAACAATACCGGCTCTATGCCAAGCCCGTGGATCGCCTAAAAGAATTGATCCTAAGGCGTCCTTTTCATAAAGCCTTTCATGCGCTGGATCGTATTTCTTTCAGCATAGATCGCGGCGAAGCTTTCGGTATAATAGGAAATAACGGGGCGGGCAAGAGCACGTTGCTTAAGATTCTGGCCGGAACCCTGCAGCCCTCGGAGGGCAGCCTTTCCATTAATGGCCGGGTAGCCGCCCTCTTAGAGTTGGGGGCGGGGTTCCATCCCGAATTTTCGGGTCGTCAGAATATTTATTTGAACGCGACCCTGCTGGGCCTGGAACACGAAGAAATCCAAGCCATTGAGGATGAAATTATCAGCTTCGCCGGTCTTGAAGAATTTATCGATCAGCCGGTCAAAACCTATTCTTCCGGGATGTATGTTCGGTTGGCTTTCTCCATTGCTACCAGCGTGGACCCCGATATTTTGATCATTGATGAGGCGTTAAGCGTCGGCGACCAGAATTTTCAGAAAAAATGTGTGGATCGCATAATGAGCTTTCGGCGGAAAAATAAAACCATTATTTTTTGCAGCCATAGCATGTATTTTGTATCTGAATTATGTGATCGTACCATGTGGTTAAATAGTGGTAAAATTCAAAGGATGGGCTTCACCGATCAAGTTGTGATTGCCTATGAAAAATGGTGCCAGCAGCAGGAGGCGCAAAAACTCGAGCATCAGCATGATGCCACCGCGCCGGTAAAGATCGATCGGGTTGAAGTCCAGAATTACAATGGGGAGATTGTTCAGAAGACAGCATGCGGTAAAGATGTTTGCGTGTCTGTGACCATTTCCAGCTCACGGCAAGTGCAGTGCCATGTGGGTATTGGATTTGAAAACCCTTCGGGAGAAGGCCTTTTTGTTGTTACCACGAAAGGGGACGGTTATCCCCCTATTTGGATCAACAGTTTTACTCAAGTAAAAATGGCTTTTCCGGATATCAAATTAGTTAACGGCACATATAAGGCGGTGGTATATCTTCTGGATGAATATGCGATGCATATTTACGACCGCAAGCTTTCGGCCGAGCTTGAAATTTATAAACGGCCGGAGGTATATGGTTGCTTTTACATGGAGCATCAGTGGGATTTAAATATATAA
- a CDS encoding GNAT family N-acetyltransferase: MGKSQRIADGRFIIRPYQEVDQPGVLALWREVFGQEMPASLWHWKYTANPYGRRIMLCVQDTGEIVAYFGGIPYSANCNGRRVEIVQLMDIMSHPQYRGGGFFVQTAQAFTENCMGIEKYAFCYGLPGKQHFDIGEKYLQYRRLPEGMAYVTASTDDAEFFSTCKQASALTYSQIDGAFDRLWEKCRPYYPMAVVRNQQFVKWRFCENCLKDYEIWGYYNTPQTVMEGYAVICNEGDRAVIVDWLSMPKPETVKSFLSCLKQAYKTKGVKHMVTWLPAHHALADIFLGAGFTNEPEPFGFIPAACCFAPEISPDWVLNNLYYTMADGDLF; encoded by the coding sequence ATGGGAAAAAGTCAACGCATAGCGGACGGCCGCTTTATCATTCGCCCTTATCAGGAGGTTGATCAACCAGGGGTGCTGGCTCTCTGGCGCGAAGTGTTTGGTCAGGAAATGCCGGCCTCCCTGTGGCATTGGAAATACACGGCCAATCCATACGGCCGCCGCATTATGCTCTGTGTCCAGGATACCGGTGAAATTGTGGCATATTTCGGCGGGATTCCCTATTCGGCCAACTGCAATGGCCGGCGGGTTGAGATCGTTCAACTAATGGACATCATGTCGCATCCGCAATACAGGGGGGGCGGTTTTTTTGTCCAAACGGCCCAGGCGTTTACTGAAAATTGTATGGGAATTGAGAAATATGCTTTTTGTTATGGATTGCCGGGGAAGCAGCATTTTGATATCGGGGAAAAATACCTTCAATACAGGCGCTTGCCAGAGGGGATGGCCTATGTGACTGCGTCCACGGATGATGCAGAATTTTTCTCAACCTGCAAACAGGCATCAGCCCTGACGTACAGCCAAATCGATGGGGCATTCGACAGATTGTGGGAAAAATGCCGCCCCTATTATCCAATGGCGGTGGTGCGGAATCAGCAGTTTGTTAAATGGCGTTTCTGTGAAAATTGCTTGAAGGACTATGAAATATGGGGGTATTACAACACACCGCAGACTGTTATGGAAGGCTATGCCGTGATCTGTAACGAGGGTGATCGGGCTGTTATTGTGGACTGGCTCTCAATGCCGAAGCCTGAGACTGTCAAAAGTTTTCTATCCTGCCTCAAGCAGGCATATAAAACAAAGGGGGTTAAGCATATGGTTACCTGGTTGCCGGCCCATCATGCGCTTGCCGACATATTTCTTGGCGCTGGTTTCACCAATGAACCAGAACCGTTTGGATTTATTCCCGCAGCATGCTGTTTTGCCCCGGAGATCTCCCCTGACTGGGTATTAAACAATCTTTATTATACCATGGCCGATGGCGATCTCTTCTGA
- a CDS encoding glycosyltransferase family 2 protein, producing the protein MTGYIEMAVTAVVVNYKTERLVGQLIRHLYAFPEIRSIIVVDNSGAIDLAEKRAGPKNIELIRNSANLGFAKGVNQGLKHVETDWVLVINPDVRLDNACLRHLLDAANTYDAVLTGPRFYWDDDYLFRLPPSTGDFMGMYGALNAASHFEIDAKLADFYWQIRHERFWAATEPFFEPFLSGACLLVQMPWILAKGGVLFDERFFLYYEDTDLCAQALLNDESPICVPAAKAIHYYNQSPAPPQTKMAAINKSGEQFYEKYYSHYRVQTIHGPPSRPLQIEDLGKQKTPPRFGFGKDCDCGYAYFEIALNSLFVPFIQCDLASDDFCLPETVWQRLAPGTYYSRVRNPQKNQNRIWKWEKVNA; encoded by the coding sequence TTGACGGGATATATAGAAATGGCTGTTACGGCTGTTGTTGTCAATTATAAAACCGAGCGGCTTGTCGGCCAATTAATACGGCACCTTTACGCGTTTCCTGAAATCAGGTCCATAATTGTGGTGGATAATAGCGGCGCCATTGACCTTGCGGAGAAGCGGGCTGGCCCGAAAAACATCGAACTGATCCGCAATTCAGCCAATCTTGGATTTGCCAAAGGCGTTAACCAGGGACTCAAGCATGTAGAAACGGATTGGGTACTGGTCATTAATCCGGATGTTCGTTTGGATAATGCCTGCCTGCGCCATTTGCTGGATGCGGCAAATACATATGATGCAGTTTTGACCGGTCCCAGATTTTACTGGGATGACGATTATCTGTTTCGTCTGCCCCCTTCAACCGGTGATTTTATGGGAATGTATGGAGCGCTTAATGCGGCGTCCCATTTTGAAATCGATGCCAAACTGGCCGATTTTTATTGGCAGATTCGCCATGAGCGGTTCTGGGCGGCTACTGAGCCGTTTTTCGAGCCGTTTCTTTCCGGTGCCTGCCTGCTGGTGCAAATGCCCTGGATTCTGGCCAAGGGCGGCGTGCTTTTTGATGAACGGTTTTTTTTATATTATGAAGATACCGACCTTTGCGCCCAGGCGCTTTTAAATGATGAATCCCCGATCTGCGTGCCGGCAGCCAAAGCCATCCATTATTATAACCAGTCGCCCGCACCACCGCAGACCAAGATGGCTGCCATTAATAAATCTGGCGAACAATTTTATGAAAAATATTATTCGCACTACCGTGTGCAAACCATCCATGGTCCACCATCCCGCCCGCTTCAAATTGAAGATTTAGGGAAGCAAAAGACCCCGCCGAGGTTTGGGTTCGGCAAAGATTGCGACTGTGGTTATGCCTATTTTGAAATCGCCCTGAATTCCTTGTTTGTGCCGTTTATCCAGTGTGATTTGGCTTCAGACGATTTTTGTCTGCCTGAAACCGTATGGCAGCGGCTCGCCCCGGGAACCTATTACAGCCGGGTTAGAAACCCCCAAAAAAATCAGAATAGAATCTGGAAATGGGAAAAAGTCAACGCATAG
- a CDS encoding CAP domain-containing protein: MEKQLVELINQARRNPVMMAEMIDIDIKAEPAFSQERRAILNHGVRSLSVNRKLQNAAFSHVSDMLMRNYYAQTSRDGQRPEDRIRAEGYLPIASGESIGMVSFNNFMSEEQAVWEIFKNMLRDELSSRPAEPWHILGSQFSEIGVAVQSGSMNFEGTPVNVYIAACDFGASQEGSYAAERKLLQLINTVRANPDFMLWALGIDHDTAFKALGVNGWVLGEGLPPLSANEKLFDFAERRVDVDRKNRPEGTNLLFLTDVRQVLEEKYDYDAITAAELLVSGSPDKAGKSLDAWEGAFMAFLRMLQSGLNASGKGFEAIFNPDFTEIGIAYREPPPSGNNLAPEGVGGMLLCTLANPADAKRHIVGRVSRERAENPPESEARVEPSESYSPNGLLVAVYRDAARQDNGNIPYAAAFTDPTGGYCLRLPNWDNNTGPYRLSVSRMNPGTGVEPLYTEVFAFNENKNLFKNLRLQDKGE, encoded by the coding sequence ATGGAAAAACAGCTGGTGGAGTTGATTAATCAGGCCCGCCGCAATCCTGTAATGATGGCGGAAATGATTGATATTGATATAAAGGCGGAGCCGGCTTTTTCCCAAGAGCGAAGAGCGATTTTAAACCATGGGGTGCGGTCCCTTTCTGTTAATCGCAAGTTGCAAAACGCCGCCTTCAGCCATGTCTCGGATATGCTGATGCGTAACTATTATGCCCAAACCTCCAGGGATGGCCAAAGGCCTGAGGACCGTATCCGGGCTGAAGGGTACCTGCCCATTGCCAGTGGAGAAAGTATCGGCATGGTATCATTTAACAATTTTATGAGTGAAGAGCAGGCTGTTTGGGAAATATTCAAGAATATGCTGCGGGATGAGTTGTCTTCCAGGCCGGCGGAACCCTGGCATATTCTCGGTTCGCAATTTTCGGAGATTGGGGTCGCTGTTCAAAGCGGAAGCATGAATTTTGAAGGCACACCGGTTAATGTGTATATTGCCGCATGCGATTTCGGAGCCAGTCAAGAAGGCAGCTACGCAGCTGAGAGAAAACTGTTGCAGCTGATCAATACGGTCCGGGCCAATCCGGATTTCATGTTGTGGGCGCTCGGCATCGATCATGATACGGCATTTAAGGCCCTTGGGGTTAATGGCTGGGTTCTTGGTGAGGGGCTGCCCCCCCTGTCGGCAAATGAAAAGCTCTTTGATTTCGCGGAAAGGCGGGTAGATGTTGACCGGAAAAATCGGCCGGAGGGGACAAACCTGCTTTTTTTAACTGATGTCCGGCAGGTATTGGAAGAAAAATATGATTATGATGCGATTACGGCCGCCGAGCTTTTGGTGTCAGGGTCGCCTGACAAAGCAGGAAAATCGCTCGATGCCTGGGAAGGGGCATTTATGGCTTTTCTTCGGATGCTGCAATCCGGTCTGAATGCTTCCGGAAAAGGGTTTGAGGCGATTTTCAACCCGGATTTTACCGAAATCGGGATTGCATACAGGGAGCCGCCCCCATCGGGAAATAATCTTGCACCGGAAGGGGTCGGCGGGATGCTTCTGTGTACCCTGGCAAATCCTGCTGATGCCAAGAGGCATATAGTTGGTCGTGTTTCAAGGGAGAGGGCGGAAAACCCGCCTGAAAGCGAGGCCCGGGTGGAGCCATCTGAGTCATACTCGCCAAACGGGCTTTTGGTTGCCGTTTACAGGGATGCCGCCCGGCAGGACAACGGGAATATCCCTTATGCTGCTGCGTTTACAGATCCGACAGGGGGCTACTGTCTTCGGCTGCCGAATTGGGATAATAATACAGGCCCTTACCGGCTATCCGTAAGCCGCATGAACCCTGGAACAGGTGTTGAGCCGCTTTATACGGAAGTTTTTGCATTTAATGAAAATAAGAATTTATTTAAAAATCTTCGCTTGCAGGACAAAGGAGAATAG
- a CDS encoding ABC transporter permease — MRNALKLLIIPFFSIGSYRHLLSSFVVRDIKGRFVGSYAGNLWVLINPLATIVTYLFIFSIVLRVQVSPGETGTGNFTIYFLSGFFPWFMFAESLSRSVVVLLENANLITKVFFPVELLPVGVVISSFLINGVGYLCFLIVLAFLGYLGGTWLHLLLLLFLQTLFTWGLANLLSGLCVFIRDMKEILAILLMVWFYACPIVYPASMLPDVFRSAMQFNPMWGFVDLYRDVLLKHQMDMGQLVYVTAVSLIAYSIGTTFFMRAKNAFGDVL; from the coding sequence ATGCGAAACGCTTTAAAATTGTTAATAATACCGTTTTTTTCCATCGGCAGTTATCGGCATCTGCTGAGCTCTTTTGTCGTCCGGGACATTAAGGGGCGGTTTGTCGGCTCTTACGCCGGCAACCTCTGGGTGCTGATTAATCCGCTGGCTACCATTGTTACTTACCTGTTTATTTTTTCAATCGTGCTAAGAGTTCAGGTGAGCCCCGGGGAAACCGGCACCGGCAATTTTACGATTTATTTTTTAAGCGGGTTTTTTCCCTGGTTTATGTTTGCCGAAAGTCTGTCGCGCTCGGTCGTTGTGCTGCTTGAAAACGCCAACCTGATCACCAAGGTCTTTTTTCCGGTGGAGCTTTTGCCTGTGGGGGTGGTGATTTCATCCTTTTTGATAAATGGCGTGGGGTATCTATGTTTTTTGATTGTACTGGCTTTTTTGGGATATCTCGGGGGAACCTGGTTGCATCTGCTGTTGCTGCTTTTTCTTCAGACCCTGTTTACATGGGGACTGGCCAACCTGTTATCCGGGCTGTGCGTATTTATCCGGGACATGAAAGAAATTCTGGCCATCCTGCTGATGGTATGGTTCTATGCGTGCCCGATAGTTTATCCGGCCTCCATGCTGCCGGATGTCTTTCGCTCCGCCATGCAGTTTAACCCCATGTGGGGCTTTGTTGACCTGTACCGCGATGTGCTTTTAAAGCACCAGATGGATATGGGGCAGTTAGTATATGTAACGGCGGTTTCCCTGATTGCCTATTCGATTGGCACAACCTTTTTCATGCGGGCCAAAAATGCCTTTGGCGACGTGCTTTGA